Proteins from one Dysgonomonas sp. HDW5A genomic window:
- a CDS encoding MobC family plasmid mobilization relaxosome protein, whose product MENKKKDSPKVGRPAKEKVKLSTSINLKLTESDFKTVREKAEKLGMKATKYAREMTLKGRVKSRFTLEELDLLRKVAGMANNLNQLAKRANIAGFMDVYSEVLGMVDYFKQLLDDR is encoded by the coding sequence ATGGAAAATAAGAAGAAAGATAGCCCCAAAGTCGGACGACCTGCTAAAGAAAAAGTGAAACTTTCTACTTCGATTAACCTGAAACTGACCGAATCAGATTTTAAAACTGTGAGAGAAAAAGCGGAGAAACTAGGTATGAAAGCTACTAAATATGCGAGAGAAATGACACTCAAAGGTCGTGTTAAATCTCGTTTCACGCTCGAAGAACTAGACTTACTGAGAAAAGTAGCAGGTATGGCAAACAACTTAAACCAACTAGCCAAACGAGCTAACATTGCAGGATTCATGGACGTATATTCCGAAGTATTAGGAATGGTTGATTACTTTAAACAGTTGCTGGATGATCGCTAA